The stretch of DNA CATGCAGGCGCCGGCCCATGCCGCCGCCACCGACCAGCTGCAGAGCTTCGTCACCGGCGTGAAGAGCGCGCGCGGCGAATTCACGCAGCGCCAGGTCAAGGGGCAGGGCGCCAACGTCAAGGTGACCGGCACCTCCAGCGGCACCTTCGTGTTCTCGCGTCCGGGCAAGTTCACCTGGCGCTATACCAAGCCCTACGAGCAGCTGCTGCAGGCCGACGGCCAGACCCTGTACATCTATGACAAGGACCTGAACCAGGTCACCGAGCGCAAGCTCGACGGCGCGCTGGGTTCCAGCCCGGCGGCGATCCTGTTCGGCAGCAACGACCTCGACAAGAACTTCGTGGTCAGGAACGGGCCGACGCGCGACGGCGTGGAATGGCTGGAGCTGACGCCCAAGGCCAAGGACACGCAGTTCGAGCGCATCGGCATCGGCTTCAAGGCCGGCAATCTCGAAGCCATGGAACTGCGCGACGCGTTCGGCAACACCACGCTGCTGACCTTCACCGGCATGCAGAAAAACCCGCCGCTGGCGGCCGATGCGTTCCGGTTCACGGTGCCCAAGGGCGCCGACGTGATGAAGCAATGAGGGCCGCCATGATCGATGCGCGCGAAGGGTCGGCCCCCGCTGACGCAACCTATCGTCGTCCTGGCCGGATGGTGCTGGCCTGCGCCGGCGTGCTGGCGCTGGCGGCATGCGCCAGCAGCGGCGGCGGCGCCAGCAAGTTCGATGTCGACGCCTTCCTGCGCGCGCCGGACTCGGCGTTGCCGGAGGTGGTCGGCAATCCGGCCTTTCTCTCGGCCACCCGCGTGCCCGCCACCGAATGCGCGGTGATGCTGCAATCGGCCAGCACCGGCGTGCTGGAAGACCTGCCGCCGAGCAGCAACGCGCGCGGCCCGGCCTGGCTGCTGCACCCGAAGGACCAGCCAGGCCAGGTATGGCTGGTGGTCAGCGAGGCCGGCGGCGAGCGCACCTGCCACGGCCCGTTGCCGGCCGATGCGATGAAGACCCTGGCCAAGCGCGCCAGGGGCTAAGGCATCGCCGGCGCCGCTCAGTGCGGCCTGAACCCTATATGGGCCATGTGTCCCAGAATCCTCTGACTCGCCAACCCTGACAGGAGCCCCCATGATCGCGATGCTTGCCACCATGCGCAGCCGCACCCATCAACTGCTGTGGCTGGCCGCGGGCGGCGCGTTGCTGGCCGGCTGCGCGGCCGCGCCGACTGAGCCGGCAGCGCCGGCACCGGCGCCGGCCCCGCAAGGCTCGCTCGGCACGACGGCCGGCTGCGCCGCGGACAAGCTGGCCGACGACGCACTGGTCGGCAAGCCCGAGGCCGAAGCCATCGGCCTGCTGCAAGGCTGCACGTGGCGCCTGGGCGAACGCGACGGCCAGCAGTTCCCTGGCACCATGGACTACAACCCGCAGCGGCGCACGCTGGGGGTCAAGGCCGGCAAGGTGGTGTGGGTGCGGCGCGGCTGAGGCCGCGTTCATCCCGGAGTTGACGGGTCACCTTGACCCGGCGCAAGGGGCGTCAAACATGACAGAAATGTAATTTGACCGCCTGAACAAGAATCAATATTGTTTTCCGCTAACCGGAATCCAAACACCGGGCGGCCTTGGGGGTGCCCGGCGGCTGCCCAAACCATGCTGGGGAGCCAACCGCGTGAAAACCACCATCCGAACCTTGCTGCCGCGCGCCGCGGCACTGGCCCTGCTGACGCTGCCGCTTGCCGCGGCGGCCCAGGAAAAGGTGCTCAACCTCTACACCGCACGGCACTACCAGACCGACGAGGCGCTGTACGCCAACTTCACCAAGCAGACCGGCATCAAGATCAACCGCATCGAAGGCCAGGAAGATCCGCTGCTGGAGCGCATCCGCAACGAAGGGGCCAACAGCCCGGCGGACGTGTTCATCACGGTGGATATCGGGCGCCTGTGGCGCGCCCAGCAGGCCGGCGTGTTCGCGCCGGTGAAGTCCAAGGTGCTGGAGTCGCGCATCCCGGCCAACTACCGCGATCCCAATGGCGAGTGGTTCGGCTTCTCGGCCCGCGGCCGCGTGATCGCCTACAACAAGGCCGCGGTCAAGGCCGGCGACATCGCCAGCTATGAAGACCTGGCCGATCCCAAGTGGAAGGGCAAGGTCTGCACGCGTTCCAGCGGCCATGTCTACAACCTGTCGCTGATTTCCAGCCTGATCGCCCACGACGGCGAGGCCCGTACCGAGCAATGGGCGCGCGGCGTGGCCGCCAACCTGGCGCGCGTGCCCAAGGGCGGCGACACCGACCAGCTCAAGGCCGTTGCCGCGGGCGAGTGCGACGTGGCCATCGCCAACACCTACTACATCGCGCGGCTGCTGAAGTCGACCAAGCCCGAAGACAAGGCCGTGGCCGACAAGCTGGGCGTGGTGTGGCCCAACCAGTCGAGCCAGGGCGTACACATGAACGTCTCCGGCGGCGGCATGCTCAAGCACGCGCCCAACAAGGATGCGGCGGTCAAGTTCCTGGAGTACCTGGCCAGCGACGAGGCGCAGCGCTACTTTGCCGACGGCAACAACGAATGGCCGGTGGTGAAGGGCGTGAAGGTCAGCAACCCCGTGCTCGAGGCGCTGGGCGAGTTCAAGTCCGACACCATCAACGTGGCCGAGCTGGGCAAGTACCAGCCGCAGGCGCAGAAGCTGGTGGATCGGGCGGGGTTCAAGTAAAGCCGAAGGATGGCTTGGCGCTGGTTTTCTCACCTCTCCCGCAAGCGGGAGAGGGAGCACACAAGCGGTTGCTGAGGTGTCAGCAGCCAGACGCGGTCACAGCAAGAACCGCTTGTTCCCCGTCACCTGCGTCGGTTCGACCTTGCGGAACGTCAGCTTGACACTGCTGTTGAGCCGCCGCCCCGCCTGCCGCCGCACCAGCGCCCGATGCAGCAGTCCCTTGTGGCCGACCGTGCCTTCGGCATAGGGCTGGTCCGAGGTCGAGCCCAGCGCCATTGCCGCCAGCGCCTGGTTGCGCTCCGCGGCGCTCTTCTCCAGCAGCTTGTCCAGCGCCATGCGCGCCCGCACCTGTGCCGCCAGCGCGGTATCGGCCGGGTTGGCGCGGGCGCGCTCGGCATCCCATGGCAGTTGCACCTTGCCGGCCAGCCGGCGCAGCGCGGCGCGCAGTTCGGCGCCGTCCATGCGGGTTTCCTGCACGATCCACACGGCATCGTGGCGCACCGTCGCCTCGGCATCGGCCATGCGGCGCACCAGCGCCGGC from Cupriavidus taiwanensis encodes:
- a CDS encoding Fe(3+) ABC transporter substrate-binding protein is translated as MKTTIRTLLPRAAALALLTLPLAAAAQEKVLNLYTARHYQTDEALYANFTKQTGIKINRIEGQEDPLLERIRNEGANSPADVFITVDIGRLWRAQQAGVFAPVKSKVLESRIPANYRDPNGEWFGFSARGRVIAYNKAAVKAGDIASYEDLADPKWKGKVCTRSSGHVYNLSLISSLIAHDGEARTEQWARGVAANLARVPKGGDTDQLKAVAAGECDVAIANTYYIARLLKSTKPEDKAVADKLGVVWPNQSSQGVHMNVSGGGMLKHAPNKDAAVKFLEYLASDEAQRYFADGNNEWPVVKGVKVSNPVLEALGEFKSDTINVAELGKYQPQAQKLVDRAGFK
- the lolA gene encoding outer membrane lipoprotein chaperone LolA, whose translation is MRNRILVSACAALAMFAMQAPAHAAATDQLQSFVTGVKSARGEFTQRQVKGQGANVKVTGTSSGTFVFSRPGKFTWRYTKPYEQLLQADGQTLYIYDKDLNQVTERKLDGALGSSPAAILFGSNDLDKNFVVRNGPTRDGVEWLELTPKAKDTQFERIGIGFKAGNLEAMELRDAFGNTTLLTFTGMQKNPPLAADAFRFTVPKGADVMKQ